The sequence CTGAGTTTGGCCATGGGGTCCAGGCTGGTGAGTCTGGCCACGTCATACACCGGCGCCATCAGGATGCGGCGCAGATACTCCTGAGCCAGATCCTGAGTCTGTGGCTTAGGCAGGGCGGCCATCAGGACTCCTCCAGCTTGGAAAGATCCCGCACCGCGCCCTTGTCGGCGCTGGTGGCCAGCATGGCATAGGCCTTCAGCGCCGGGCTCACCTGACGCTGACGGCTCTGCGGTTTGAAACTGCAGTTGGCGGCACGCTCTGCCAATGTCTGTTCATCCACCTCAAGGGCGATGGTGCGCTGAGGAATATGGATGCGGATGGTATCGCCGTTCTCCACCAGGGCGATCACCCCGCCACTGGCCGCCTCGGGAGAGACGTGACCGATGGACAGCCCGGAGGTACCGCCGGAGAAGCGGCCGTCGGTGATCAGGGCGCACTTCTGCCCCAGTCCCATGGATTTCAGATAACTGGTGGGGTAAAGCATCTCCTGCATGCCCGGGCCCCCTTTGGGCCCCTCGTAGCGAATCACCACCACTTCACCGGCCTGGACCTCACCGTCGAGGATGCCGGCCACCGCCGACTCCTGGCTTTCATAGACCCGGGCAGGTCCGGTAAAGGTCAGGCAGTCGTCCGGCACCCCGGCGGTCTTCACTATGCTGCCATTGGGTGCCAGGTTACCGGAGAGCACCGCCAGTCCCCCTTCGGACGAGTAGGCGTGCTCGACGCTGCGGATGCAGCCGTTCTCACGATCGTCGTCCAGCTCCTGCCAACGGCAGGACTGGGAAAAGGCCTGGGTGGTGCGCACCCCGGCGGGGCCGGCACGATAAAACTCCAGCACGCTCTCCTCGGTGGTGCCCTTGATGTCGTAGCGCTCCAGCACCTGTCCCAGGGTACCGCCGGCCACATGGGGCACACTGGTGTCCAGCAGGCCGCCACGGGCCAGCTCCGCCAGCAGGCCGATGACGCCACCGGCACGGTGCACATCTTCCATATGGTAATCCGGGGTGGAGGGGGCCACCTTGCACAGCTGCGGCACCTGGCGGGACAGGGCATCCATATCCTCCATGGTGAAGGCCACCTCCGCCTCCTGGGCGGCGGCCAGCAGGTGCAGCACCGTATTGGTGGAGCCGCCCATGGCGATGTCCAGTGCCATGGCGTTGCCGAAGGCGGCGCGAGTGGCGATGCCCCGAGGCAGGGCGGTCTCGTCCTCCTCCTGATACCAACGGCGGCACAGGTCGACGATGCGCTTGCCTGCTTCCAGGAACAGCTGCTGACGATCGCTGTGGGTGGCCAGCATGGAGCCGTTGCCCGGCAGGGACAGGCCCAGGGCTTCGGTCAGGCAGTTCATGGAGTTGGCGGTAAACATGCCGGAGCAGGAACCGCAGGTGGGGCAGGCACTGCGCTCCACCTGTTCCGCCTGCTCGTCGGAAACATTGGGATCGGCGGCCTGGACCATGGCATCCACCAGGTCCAGCTTGATCAACTGTTCTGACAGGCGGGTCTTACCCGCCTCCATGGGGCCACCGGAGACGAAGATCACCGGGATGTTGAGGCGCAAAGACGCCATCAACATGCCTGGGGTGATCTTGTCGCAGTTGGAGATGCACACCAGGGCATCGGCGCAATGGGCGTTGACCATATACTCTACCGAGTCAGCAATCAGTTCCCTGCTGGGCAGGGAGTAGAGCATACCGCCATGGCCCATGGCGATGCCGTCATCCACGGCGATGGTGTTGAACTCCTTGGCGACCCCGCCGGCTTCCTCAATGGCACCGGCCACCAACTGGCCCATATCCTTGAGATGCACATGGCCGGGGACAAACTGGGTAAAGGAGTTGGCCACCGCAATAATGGGCTTGCCGAAGTCCTGATCCGTCATACCTGTGGCACGCCAGAGGGCCCGGGCCCCCGCCATATTCCGACCCGATGTGGAGGTCGCTGATCTCAGTTTCGGCATTGTTCTACCCTTTTATTACAACACTTTTGCCGTGGTACAGGCGGCAAACTCCTGCTTGTTTTCCTGCTCTTCGCTGACGTAGTCCAGCCAGCCCCACTTGTCTTCGGTGACGCCGCTGAACAGGCCAAAGAAGGCCGCCTGCATGTCGGCGGTGATGGGACCACGCTCGCCTTCGCCCACCTGGATGCCATCCACAGAGCGCACTGGCACGATCTCGGCGGCGGTGCCGGTCATGAAGATCTCGTCGGCCAGATAGAGCGCCTCACGGGCCAACGCCTCCTCCTTCACCTCATACCCCGCATCGCGGGCCAGGGTGATGATGGTGTCCCGGGTGATGCCGGGCAGAATGGCGGCGGTCACCGGCGGGGTGATCAGTACGCCATTTTTCACCAGGAACAGGTTCTCACCTGCGCCTTCGGAGATCTGGCCATTGGTGTCCAGGGCGATCCCCTCGGTGTACCCGTGACGCTTGGCTTCACCGGAGATCAGCTGGGAGGAGAGATAGTTGCCCCCGGCCTTGGCGCCGGTGGGCATGGTATTGGCCGCCAGGCGGTTCCAGGAGGAGACGCACACATCCACCCCCTGCTTGGTGCTCTCTTCACCCAGGTAGGAGTGCCAGGGGAAGGAGGCCACAATCACCTCGGCCTGACTGCCCGGAGGCACGTTCAGCCCCAGGCCGACGTTACCGTAGAACGCCAGAGGACGGATGTAGGCGCTGTCCAGGCCGTTGTCGACAATGGTGTCACGGCAGGCCTGTTCCAGCTCCGCCGGGGTATAGGGGATGGGCATCCGGTAGATCTTGGCGGAGTCGTACAGGCGCTGAATGTGCTCCTGCAAGCGGAATACCGCCGGTCCCCTGGGAGTATGGTAAGCACGGATCCCCTCGAACACCGAGGAGCCGTAATGCAGGGCATGGCTAAGAACATGCACCTGGGCATCCTGCCAGGGCATCATCTTGCCGTTAAACCAGATAAAATCCGCTTGGCTCACAATGTGCTCCTTAATTAGCCGTTGGCGATGCGCGCCTGGGAGATCTCCAGGCGACAATTCTTTACGTCGTACAGCTTGTCCAGCTGACGGGTCAGATGCTCAATGGGGCGCTCGCTGGCAACGGTCACCGCAATGTTGGCCTTACGGTCCATGCTGCTCATATGCATATGGCACACGGTAAAGCCACGGTGGCGGGTCACCCGCAGTACACGCTCCAAAACCTCTGGCGCCGGGTTCATCTCGATATACAAAGTGTGCTGACTCATGACTGCTTCTCCATCATATCGCTATTGGATGCCCCGGGTGGTACCAGAGGCCAGACGTTTTCTTTTTCGGAGATGGACACGTGTAAAAGGAAAGGTCCATCGCTGTTTATCAGTTGTTCCAGAGCTTCCTCCACCTGGTCTTCACGCCAGATGTGGGCCCCAGGGATATCGAAGGCCGCCGCCATGGCCACGAACTCCGGGTTGTCGGACAGGTTGGTTTCGCTGTAGCGCTCCTCGAAGAACAGCTCCTGCCACTGCTTCACCATGCCCAGGCGCTGGTTGTCCAGCAGCAGGATCTTCACCGGCAGCTTGGCCCGCTTGATGGTGGTCAGCTCCTGGCAGTTCATCATGAAAGAGCCATCACCTGAGACCACCAGCACCGGCTTGTCCGGGTGGGCAAACTGGGCGCCGATGCCCACCGGCAGGCCGAAACCCATGGTGCCCAGGCCGGCACTGGAGAGGTGAGTCTCAGGGCCGTCGAACTCCATGTGCTGAGCCACCCACATCTGATGCTGACCCACGTCGCAGGCCACGGTGCTGCCCTTGGGCAGGCGATCGGAGATGGTCTTGAGCAGCCTGGGGGCAAAGATCCCCTCGAAGGGGGCGTCATACTTGAACGCCCAGTCTCGGGAGCGCTGGTCACAGAGGTCACGCCACTGACCACACTCCAGCGCCATCGCCATGGCCGGCAGCACCTGCTTGAGATCGGCGCTGTGGCTCAGGTGGGCTGCCTTACGCTTAGAGAACTCCGCCGGGTCGATGTCCAGGTGAATCACCTGGGCGTCTGGAGCGAAGGTGTCCAAGCGGCCGGTTACCCGGTCGTCAAAGCGGGCACCGACGGCGATCAGCAGGTCACACTCCTGTACCGCCATGTTGGCCGCCTTGGTGCCGTGCATCCCCAGCATCCCCATGTAGCCCGGCGTCCCTGGAGCCACGGCGCCGATCCCTTTGAGGGTAGCCACCGAAGGCATGCCTGTGGTGTCGATAAACTGACGCAGCTCGGCAACGGCGTCCGCCATGCCAACACCACCACCCACATAGAGGACAGGGCGCTTGGCCGCTTTCAACATCTGGTGCGCACGCTCCAGAGGGAAGTCGCCGATGCCGGCGGTACCATTAGTGTGGGCGGTCAGGGGCGGGTGATACTCCACCATCCCCTGCTGAATGTCCTTGGGAATGTCCACCAGTACCGGGCCAGGGCGCCCCTCTGCCGCCAGGGCAAACGCCTGCTGCAGGGTGTCACACAGCTCATCGGCAGTGCGCACCAGGAAACTGTGCTTGGTGCAGGCCAGAGACAGGCCCAGCACATCGATCTCCTGGAAGGCGTCAGTGCCTATGGCCGCATTGGGCACCTGACCGGTGATGGCGACCAGCGGAATGGAATCCATGTACGCGTCCGCCAGGGCCGTCAACAGGTTGGTGGCGCCCGGACCTGAAGTGGCAATGCACACCCCGGTCTTGCCTGAGGCACGGGCGTAACCAATAGCGGCGAAGGCCGCCCCCTGCTCATGGCGAGTCAGGGTGTGGTTGACGGACGAGTCGAGCATGGCATCGTAAACGGGCATGATGGCACCGCCGGGATAGCCAAACACGGTATCCACCCCGAATCCTTCCAATGTACGAATAACTGCTTCCGCTCCGCTGATCATCGGCTTACTCCCCTCGGTTCAACCAGCTCATGCGGCTGCGCAGTTCGGCACCAACCTTCTCGATTGGGTGCTCACACTCCGCCTTCTGGGCGGCTCGGTAGTTGGTGCTGCCAGCCTTGTACTCTTCCACCCACTGACGGGTGAATTCGCCGGACTGAATCTCAGCCAACACCTGCTTCATGGTCTCCTTGGCGCGGTCATCGACGATGCGGTCACCACGGGTCAGGGCGCCGTAAGCCGCCGTGTCGGAAACAAACTCGTGCATGCGGGAGATGCCGCCCTCGTACAGCAGGTCAACAATCAGCTTCAGCTCGTGCAGACACTCGAAGTAGGCCAGCTCAGGCTGGTAACCCGCCTCAACCAGGGTCTCCCAACCCTTGCGCACCATGGCCACCGCGCCACCACACAGCACCGCCTGCTCACCGAAGAGATCGGTCTCGGTCTCCTCCTTGAAGTTGGTGGTCAGTACACCGCCACGGGTGCCGCCGATGGCATCGGCGTAAGCCAGGGCCTTGGCGTGGGCATAGCCGGTGGCATCCTGGTGCACCGCCATCAAGCAGGGAACACCGGCGCCCTTCTCATACTCGGTACGAACCAGGTAACCCGGTCCCTTGGGGGCCACCATGGTCACGTCGATGTTGGCGGCGGGTTCGATCATGCCGTAGTGAACGTTCAGGCCGTGGCTGAACATCAGCATGGCGCCCTCTTTGATGTTGGGCTCGATGTGCTCCTTGTAGCAGTCCGCCTGGGCCATATCGGGGATCAGCACCATAACAACGTCGGCGTCGCGTACCGCTTCGGCGAAGGGAACGGGCTGCCAGCCCTCCTCTTCCGCCTGCTTCCAGCTGGCACCGCCAGGGCGCAGGCCGATGACTACATTCACTCCGCTGTCGCGCAGGTTCAGGGACTGGCCGCGGCCCTGGCTGCCATAGCCGAGGACAGCGACGGTCTTGCCTTGCAATAAACTCGGGTTGGCGTCAGCTTGGTGATACATCTGGGTCATGGTTGCTTCTCTCCGTGGACTACAGGGTAAAAAAAACCCCCCGGACCTTTCGGTGCGGGGGGTGGCTGTTTGGTTGACGTCTAGGCTGATTGTGCCTGAACCAAACGCGTTCCCCCGCCGGTGATAATAATCACCACGGTCAGGACCACGACTAGGACTAGGTTCAGGGTTACAGGCATCATCGGTTCGATTCCTACGTCTTTTTCTCTTGTTGGTGACCCCCGCAAAGGCGTTTTGCGGACAGGTCGAAATTTAAGCTTATTTAGAATTAGCACACCCAAATTAACGATGCAAAGAAAATTTTCCATTTGTGAGAAAAAGAGAAATGTAACCAAATATTACAAACACAGTGTTCTCTGAGAAGGCGCTAAAATGGAGGGTAACCACGCAGTTGCAAGGAGGCAATTTATGGCGTTGGCTCAAGTTTTTACCCGCGCGGAACTGGGGATGGACGCCCCGCTGATCCGGGTGGAGGTGCACATCAGCGGTGGCCTGCCCAGCGTCACCCTGGTGGGATTGCCGGAAGCCTCGGTGAGGGAATCCAGGGAGCGGGTGCGCGCCGCCCTGAGCAGTTGCGGCTTTCAGTTTCCCGCCCGTCGGGTGACGGTCAACCTGGCCCCGGCAGAGCTGCCCAAACAGGGGGGGCGTTTCGACCTGGCCATCGCCCTGGGGATCCTGTGCGCCACGGGCCAACTTCCTGGAACATGCCTTAAAAATCGGGAGTTTTTCGGCGAACTGTCTCTATCTGGCGAGATAAGGCCCTGCTCCGGACTGCTGCCCGCCGCCCTGGCCGCCAAGGCAACGGGGCGGCAGATGGTGGTCCCCACCCAGGGCAGTGCCGAACTGTCCCTGGTGCCTGACCTGGATGCCCTGACGGCCCCCAGCCTGCCGCTGCTGGTGGCTGCCCTGACCGGCCAGGAACCTCTGGATCCCATACAGCAGACTTTGTCTCAGCCCGACATGCGGCACCGGGATCAGGATCTCAGCGAAGTGATCGGCCAGCAACAGGGCAAACTGGCGCTGATGATCGCCGCCAGCGGCGGTCACAATCTATTGCTGATGGGACCCCCTGGCACAGGCAAGACCATGCTGGCCAGCCGCCTGTGCGATCTGCTGCCCCAGTTGCAGGTGGCCAGCGCCCTGGAAGTGGCGGCCATCCACTCAGTCGCCGGGCTGTCCCGGTCACCGGCCCAGCTGCTTCACCGGCCGTTTCGTGCCCCCCACCACTCCAGCTCGGCGGTCTCCCTGGTGGGAGGCGGCAGCCTGCCCAAACCCGGAGAGATCTCCCTGGCACACCACGGCGTGCTGTTTCTTGATGAGCTGCCCGAGTTTCCCCGCACCGTACTGGACAGCCTGAGGGAGCCACTGGAATCTGGCGAGGTGGTGATCTCCCGGGCCGCCGCCAAACTGCGCTACCCAGCCCAGTTTCAACTGGTGGCGGCGATGAACCCCAGCCCCTGCGGCGAAACCGGCCCCCAAAGCCGCTCTACCCCGGACCAGATCCGCCGCTACCTGGGGCGGCTCTCCGGCCCCTTCCTGGACCGATTCGATCTGACGGTAGAGGTGGCAAGGCTCCCGCCAGGGGAGCTGACCCGCCAGCATCAGCCTCAGGGCCTGACCACAGAGGAGGCCAGGGCCCAGGTGTTGGCAGCGCGGGAGCGTGCCATGGCTCGCCAGGGGACCCTCAATGCCCGGCTTTCCCCGTCGGCATTGGGCAGCGAAGCCAAGATAGAGCAGGATGCCGCCGCCTTCGCCGAGCAGGGGCTCAACCGGCTTAGGCTCTCAGCTCGGGCCTTTCATCGCATATTGCGGGTCAGCCGCACCCTGGCGGATCTTCAGCAGCAGGATTGGGTGACCCGATCCCACGTGGCCAAGGCCTTTGGCTTCAGGGCCATGGACAAGCTGATGGCGCAGCTGAGGCTGGAGTAGTACAGAGACAAAGGCAGATCCGCCTTGAGACAAAGGCAGATCCGCCTTGAGACACTGGTCAGAGCTGTTTAACATATCCCCAAGTTTAGCCTGCGTCACGGATGGATCTGTTGAACACTTTACGCGGACTGTTGGCCTTTTCCGGCTACGTCATCAACACCCTGTTCTGGTTTCCCGTGGTCTTCGGCCTGGGATTGCTGAAACTGCTGCCCATCACCTCACTGAAGCGCGCCTGCAGCTGGGCCGCCGACCAATGTGCCACCGCCTGGATCAGCATCAACAACCTCAATCAGGCGGTGCTCAGCGGCAGCCGGATGGTGGTGCACTCCCTGCCGGACCTCTCCCCCAGCCAGTGGTATATGGTGATCTCCAACCACCAGTCCTGGGTAGATATCCTGGTGCTGCAACGCCTGTTCAACCGCCGCATCCCCTTCATCAAGTTCTTCCTCAAGTGGGAGCTGATCTTCGTGCCGGTCATCGGCCTGTGCTGGTGGGCACTGGATTTTCCCTTTATGCGCCGCTTCTCCTCCCAGTACCTGAAGAAGAACCCGCATATGAAGGGAAAAGACATTGAAACAACAAAAAAAGCCTGCGAAAAGTACAAGACTTCACCGGTCACCATCATGAATTTCGTCGAGGGCACCCGCTTTACAGAGGCCAAGCGGGACAGGCAAAATTCCCCCTTTTCGCAACTGCTCAGACCAAAGGCAGGGGGTTTAGCCTTTACCCTAGACGCCATGGGACCCAAGTTACAGCGGATGCTGGATGTCACCATCTACTACCCGAATGGCGCCCCCAGCTTCTGGGATTACCTCTGCGGCCGGGTCCCGGAGATCCGGGTCAGCGTGGACCAACGCTCTCTGGAGGAGCTCCACGCCATCGGCTACGACTCCCCGGAGCAGAGGGCCGAGTTCCAACAGTGGCTCAATGGCCTGTGGCATGAGAAGCAGCGGCAATTGTCCGACTGCAGTAACGATGAACACCGATAGACTATGTTGAATTTTCTTCCCAGCCCCGTGCTGTTTTTGCTAAACGCCACCCTGGCGGCGTTGAACATCGCACTCTGGAGCACCCTGATCCTGATGCTGGCGCTGTTCAAGCTGGTGCTGCCCATCAAGGTGGTGCGGCTCAAACTGACCGCCATGGCCAACGGCTGCATGAGATACTGGGTGGTGCTCAACCACGCCATCTTCGGCCTGACCACCCGCACCCGTTGGGACATCACCGGCCTGGATGAGCGACTCAGCACCCGTGGCTGGTACCTGGTGCTCTCCAACCATATGAGCTGGGCCGATATCTTCGTGGTCTCCATCGTGCTGCGGGACAAGATCCCCATGCTCAAGTTCTTCCTCAAGCATCAGCTGATCTACATTCCCCTGATGGGCATAGCCTGCTGGGCCCTGGACATGCCCTTTATGCGCCGCTACTCCAAATCCCAGGTAGCCAAAAACCCCAAACTCAAGGGGAAGGATATCGAGACCACCCGCAAGGCGTGCGCCAAGTTCCGGGATATGCCCACCTCAGTGATCAACTTTATCGAGGGTTCGCGGCTCACTCCGGAGAAACACAAGCGCCAGCGCAGCCCCTACCGCTATCTGCTGAAACCCAAGGCCGGAGGCATCGCCTTCGCCATGGCCACCCTGGGGGATCAGTTCCGCCATGTGGTGGACCTGACCATCGTCTACCCCGGCGCCCGGGATAAAATCATGGCCTCCCTGCTCGGCGGTGAGCTGGAAACCATCGCCGTCGACGTCCGGGTCATCCCCATGTCCGAAGTCCCCCAAGGGGATTACGACAGGGATAAGGAGTATCGGGTCGAGTTTCAGCGCTGGCTCAACGAGCTGTGGCAGGAGAAGGACCACAAGATTGAGCAGCTGCTGCAGGAGCATGCCACCGCCCAGGGGTTTTACCGGACACTGGCGTCAAAGTGACTCTCAGTTCAACAAAAAAAGGCTCCTTTGGGGGCCTTTTTTGATCCTGAGGCATTGTCGACAACGCCTCGAGTTGTTGACAATAAGACGCAGATAAATATTTATCATCAGCATTTTCACCCTGATTCAATAACAAAATAAACACAACACAATCAATGATTTAAATGCACAAGCCCCGCTGAACGCCACTCAGATTACACTAACGTCTAAGTTAACACATTGTTGACAATCGATCGAAATGCGCCCAAGCTGTGACCCATGTCTCACTTGGTGCTTTTTTGATCATGGCCGAATCCCAACGTCAACTGACCCTGGCAGACCAGCTGGCTCACAAGCTGCAAGTGGCCATAGTCCAGGGCGAGATCTCTGCCGGCAGCAAGATCAATGAACAGGAGCTGGCCGCACGCTACGGCGTCAGCCGCGGCCCTCTGCGGGAAGCCCTGCAGAAACTGGAACGGCGCCGCCTGGTGGTTAAGGCGCCCCACATCGGTGCCAGGGTCGCCCAACTGACCCCGGAAGAGCTGGGAGACCTCTACCAAGTTCGGGCCGAACTTGAAGCCATGGCCTGCCGCCTGGCCGCCAGCCGCATCAGCGCCAGCCAGCTGGCCCAGTTGCAGCTGCTGCTCAAACGCCAAGAAAAGGTGTTCACCGATCAGAGCGGCGACTACGCCCTGTTTGACGACATCGACTTTCACCTGGGCATCATTCACGCCAGTGGCAACCAGACCCTGATCCACACCCTGACCGACGACCTTTACCACCTGCTGCAGATGTACCGCAACCAGTGCAGCAGTGGTCGCCGTCCCATGGAAGCCCTGGCCCAACACCGACGAATTCTGGACGCCATCGCCGACGGCGATGGTGAGCTTGCCGCCCTGCTGATGCGCCGCCACATCGAGTCTGGCCGCGCCAACACAGAGCGGGTACTGAGAAACCAAATGGAGGAGATTTCAGGATGACCATCCCAACCCCGGGCCAGCGTTTTCGCGACGCCGTAGCCAACGCCAAGCCGCTGCAGATTGTCGGCACCATCAACGCCTACATGGCCCTGATGGCCGAACAGAGCGGCCATCAGGCCCTGTACCTCTCCGGTGCCGGGGTGGCCAACGCCTCCTTTGGCCTGCCGGATCTGGGCATGACCTCCATGAACGACGTGGTGATCGACGCCAGTCGCATCACCGCCGCCACCGATCTGCCCCTGCTGGTGGACATCGACACCGGCTGGGGCGGCGCCTTCAACATCGCCCGCACCATCCGCGAGTTCGAGCGTGCCGGCGTGGCCGCAGTGCACATGGAAGACCAGGTGGCCCAGAAGCGCTGTGGTCACCGCCCCAACAAGGCGGTGGTGAGCGTGGAGGAGATGTGCGACCGCATCAAAGCGGCGGTGGATGCCCGCCGTGACGACAGCTTCGTCATCATGGCCCGTACCGACGCGGTGGCGGTCGAGGGACTGGAGAGCGGCATCGAGCGGGCTCAGGCCTACCTGGAGGCCGGAGCCGACATGATCTTCGCCGAAGCCCTGACCGAGCTGGATCACTACCGTCAGTTCAAGGCCCAGGTGAAGGCGCCGATCCTGGCCAACATGACCGAGTTTGGTAAGACCGAACTGTTTGGCAAAGAGGAGCTGTTCGAGGCCGGCGCCGACATGGTGCTCTACCCTCTGTCCGCCTTCCGCGCCGCCAATGCCGCCGCCCTCAACGTCTATGAGGCGCTTAAGACCGACGGTCATCAGCGCAGCCAGGTTGAGAACATGCAGACCCGCATGGACCTGTACAAATTCCTCGGCTATCACGACTACGAGCAGAAACTGGATCAGCTGTTCGCCGACAGCAAGGCGTAACCCATCCAGTCCAAAGAGCAACTTCAGGAGAGAAGGAAAGAATCATGGTAGATAAAGCACTTGGAGGCGCCGGCCTCCGCGGCCAAAGCGCCGGTGAAACCGCCCTCTGTACCGTTGGCAAGTCCGGCACCGGACTCACCTACCGCGGCTACGACATCGCCGAACTGGCGGACAAAGTCAGCTTCGAAGAGGTGGCCCATCTGCTGCTCAAGGGGCACCTGCCCAACGCCCAGGAGCTGACCGCCTACCGCGAGAAGCTGAAGAATTTGCGCGGCCTGCCTCAACCTCTGAAAACCGTGCTGGAGCAGATCCCCGCCGACGCCCATCCCATGGACGTCATGCG is a genomic window of Ferrimonas sp. YFM containing:
- the ilvC gene encoding ketol-acid reductoisomerase, whose product is MTQMYHQADANPSLLQGKTVAVLGYGSQGRGQSLNLRDSGVNVVIGLRPGGASWKQAEEEGWQPVPFAEAVRDADVVMVLIPDMAQADCYKEHIEPNIKEGAMLMFSHGLNVHYGMIEPAANIDVTMVAPKGPGYLVRTEYEKGAGVPCLMAVHQDATGYAHAKALAYADAIGGTRGGVLTTNFKEETETDLFGEQAVLCGGAVAMVRKGWETLVEAGYQPELAYFECLHELKLIVDLLYEGGISRMHEFVSDTAAYGALTRGDRIVDDRAKETMKQVLAEIQSGEFTRQWVEEYKAGSTNYRAAQKAECEHPIEKVGAELRSRMSWLNRGE
- the ilvD gene encoding dihydroxy-acid dehydratase, encoding MPKLRSATSTSGRNMAGARALWRATGMTDQDFGKPIIAVANSFTQFVPGHVHLKDMGQLVAGAIEEAGGVAKEFNTIAVDDGIAMGHGGMLYSLPSRELIADSVEYMVNAHCADALVCISNCDKITPGMLMASLRLNIPVIFVSGGPMEAGKTRLSEQLIKLDLVDAMVQAADPNVSDEQAEQVERSACPTCGSCSGMFTANSMNCLTEALGLSLPGNGSMLATHSDRQQLFLEAGKRIVDLCRRWYQEEDETALPRGIATRAAFGNAMALDIAMGGSTNTVLHLLAAAQEAEVAFTMEDMDALSRQVPQLCKVAPSTPDYHMEDVHRAGGVIGLLAELARGGLLDTSVPHVAGGTLGQVLERYDIKGTTEESVLEFYRAGPAGVRTTQAFSQSCRWQELDDDRENGCIRSVEHAYSSEGGLAVLSGNLAPNGSIVKTAGVPDDCLTFTGPARVYESQESAVAGILDGEVQAGEVVVIRYEGPKGGPGMQEMLYPTSYLKSMGLGQKCALITDGRFSGGTSGLSIGHVSPEAASGGVIALVENGDTIRIHIPQRTIALEVDEQTLAERAANCSFKPQSRQRQVSPALKAYAMLATSADKGAVRDLSKLEES
- the ilvM gene encoding acetolactate synthase 2 small subunit is translated as MSQHTLYIEMNPAPEVLERVLRVTRHRGFTVCHMHMSSMDRKANIAVTVASERPIEHLTRQLDKLYDVKNCRLEISQARIANG
- a CDS encoding acyltransferase codes for the protein MLNFLPSPVLFLLNATLAALNIALWSTLILMLALFKLVLPIKVVRLKLTAMANGCMRYWVVLNHAIFGLTTRTRWDITGLDERLSTRGWYLVLSNHMSWADIFVVSIVLRDKIPMLKFFLKHQLIYIPLMGIACWALDMPFMRRYSKSQVAKNPKLKGKDIETTRKACAKFRDMPTSVINFIEGSRLTPEKHKRQRSPYRYLLKPKAGGIAFAMATLGDQFRHVVDLTIVYPGARDKIMASLLGGELETIAVDVRVIPMSEVPQGDYDRDKEYRVEFQRWLNELWQEKDHKIEQLLQEHATAQGFYRTLASK
- the ilvG gene encoding acetolactate synthase 2 catalytic subunit, translating into MISGAEAVIRTLEGFGVDTVFGYPGGAIMPVYDAMLDSSVNHTLTRHEQGAAFAAIGYARASGKTGVCIATSGPGATNLLTALADAYMDSIPLVAITGQVPNAAIGTDAFQEIDVLGLSLACTKHSFLVRTADELCDTLQQAFALAAEGRPGPVLVDIPKDIQQGMVEYHPPLTAHTNGTAGIGDFPLERAHQMLKAAKRPVLYVGGGVGMADAVAELRQFIDTTGMPSVATLKGIGAVAPGTPGYMGMLGMHGTKAANMAVQECDLLIAVGARFDDRVTGRLDTFAPDAQVIHLDIDPAEFSKRKAAHLSHSADLKQVLPAMAMALECGQWRDLCDQRSRDWAFKYDAPFEGIFAPRLLKTISDRLPKGSTVACDVGQHQMWVAQHMEFDGPETHLSSAGLGTMGFGLPVGIGAQFAHPDKPVLVVSGDGSFMMNCQELTTIKRAKLPVKILLLDNQRLGMVKQWQELFFEERYSETNLSDNPEFVAMAAAFDIPGAHIWREDQVEEALEQLINSDGPFLLHVSISEKENVWPLVPPGASNSDMMEKQS
- a CDS encoding YifB family Mg chelatase-like AAA ATPase, yielding MALAQVFTRAELGMDAPLIRVEVHISGGLPSVTLVGLPEASVRESRERVRAALSSCGFQFPARRVTVNLAPAELPKQGGRFDLAIALGILCATGQLPGTCLKNREFFGELSLSGEIRPCSGLLPAALAAKATGRQMVVPTQGSAELSLVPDLDALTAPSLPLLVAALTGQEPLDPIQQTLSQPDMRHRDQDLSEVIGQQQGKLALMIAASGGHNLLLMGPPGTGKTMLASRLCDLLPQLQVASALEVAAIHSVAGLSRSPAQLLHRPFRAPHHSSSAVSLVGGGSLPKPGEISLAHHGVLFLDELPEFPRTVLDSLREPLESGEVVISRAAAKLRYPAQFQLVAAMNPSPCGETGPQSRSTPDQIRRYLGRLSGPFLDRFDLTVEVARLPPGELTRQHQPQGLTTEEARAQVLAARERAMARQGTLNARLSPSALGSEAKIEQDAAAFAEQGLNRLRLSARAFHRILRVSRTLADLQQQDWVTRSHVAKAFGFRAMDKLMAQLRLE
- a CDS encoding branched-chain amino acid transaminase, translated to MVSQADFIWFNGKMMPWQDAQVHVLSHALHYGSSVFEGIRAYHTPRGPAVFRLQEHIQRLYDSAKIYRMPIPYTPAELEQACRDTIVDNGLDSAYIRPLAFYGNVGLGLNVPPGSQAEVIVASFPWHSYLGEESTKQGVDVCVSSWNRLAANTMPTGAKAGGNYLSSQLISGEAKRHGYTEGIALDTNGQISEGAGENLFLVKNGVLITPPVTAAILPGITRDTIITLARDAGYEVKEEALAREALYLADEIFMTGTAAEIVPVRSVDGIQVGEGERGPITADMQAAFFGLFSGVTEDKWGWLDYVSEEQENKQEFAACTTAKVL
- the prpB gene encoding methylisocitrate lyase; this encodes MTIPTPGQRFRDAVANAKPLQIVGTINAYMALMAEQSGHQALYLSGAGVANASFGLPDLGMTSMNDVVIDASRITAATDLPLLVDIDTGWGGAFNIARTIREFERAGVAAVHMEDQVAQKRCGHRPNKAVVSVEEMCDRIKAAVDARRDDSFVIMARTDAVAVEGLESGIERAQAYLEAGADMIFAEALTELDHYRQFKAQVKAPILANMTEFGKTELFGKEELFEAGADMVLYPLSAFRAANAAALNVYEALKTDGHQRSQVENMQTRMDLYKFLGYHDYEQKLDQLFADSKA
- a CDS encoding acyltransferase yields the protein MDLLNTLRGLLAFSGYVINTLFWFPVVFGLGLLKLLPITSLKRACSWAADQCATAWISINNLNQAVLSGSRMVVHSLPDLSPSQWYMVISNHQSWVDILVLQRLFNRRIPFIKFFLKWELIFVPVIGLCWWALDFPFMRRFSSQYLKKNPHMKGKDIETTKKACEKYKTSPVTIMNFVEGTRFTEAKRDRQNSPFSQLLRPKAGGLAFTLDAMGPKLQRMLDVTIYYPNGAPSFWDYLCGRVPEIRVSVDQRSLEELHAIGYDSPEQRAEFQQWLNGLWHEKQRQLSDCSNDEHR
- a CDS encoding GntR family transcriptional regulator; amino-acid sequence: MAESQRQLTLADQLAHKLQVAIVQGEISAGSKINEQELAARYGVSRGPLREALQKLERRRLVVKAPHIGARVAQLTPEELGDLYQVRAELEAMACRLAASRISASQLAQLQLLLKRQEKVFTDQSGDYALFDDIDFHLGIIHASGNQTLIHTLTDDLYHLLQMYRNQCSSGRRPMEALAQHRRILDAIADGDGELAALLMRRHIESGRANTERVLRNQMEEISG